From the Hevea brasiliensis isolate MT/VB/25A 57/8 chromosome 13, ASM3005281v1, whole genome shotgun sequence genome, the window AATTCAGAAACAGTGGTAGGTGTGGGCCTTGCTCTGAGAAAGAGGCATCTGCGTCACAAAGGCCTTTTCCAATTCAACATGCTTCCAATTGTTATCCTAAAATGTTTCATCTTCATTCCTTGTTCTTGTTCTCTAACAATTGAAGCATATATAAAAAGATAGACTTGCTCCATCAGTGCAGCAGCAGCCGTTCTTCGATCGTTTTCTGTGTCTTTGTCTCTCTGTCTTTCTCTGTGCAAGATGAGATTTAACTTGTTACCTTCTttatatgaatattttatttttctgtaaaagTCTACCATAAAGGAGAGATGGCTCTTGCTAATCGGCCTAAGAAGGAGACGCCCAGTTTTGTATGCAAGAAGCCGAAGAATATGCTACTTCCTGGAACTAGCCTTGCCTCTGTTGAATCCTTATCTGTCCCTCTTGTttgtactctctctctctctctctctcctataTATGTTGCTTTGCAGGTTGTTTAGGCTTAATCAAATTTTTATGGATTATGGCCTTATGGCCGGTCTTTGTTGAAAGCAGGTCCAGGAAGTTGTTCTCTCAGCAGATATTCGATGTGCTGAATGTCAAATGAGAATAGCTGAAATAATGTCAAGAATGGCTGGTAAGATATCTAATGTCCTCTACTCTGATGCTAAGCTTCCACAAAAATGTAATAAGTTCTTATTATTCTTTGCCAGTGTAACAATTATCTTGGAAGGATTTTCCTAAAGTTAAATTGGTGGCTCTGCTACTCTCTAGACATGGATACATAGttttgaaggaaaatggaaaagtgTTCTTTTCATTTGCGCCTGGTGGCTTGCCTTCTATGGCAACCTTttcctaatttcttttatttggaCTGAGTGCTTTCAATGGTGGATTCCACAGATGGCTATGCCTCTAATGCATAAAGCTGATATTATGTTCACAGAAGTTGGTCCAGAAATGTTAAGAGAttagagaaaaagaaaaggggaAAATATGAAGTTTTGAATTGACAAGTCAGTGCATCTTGCATTCTAGGGTTGAAACTCTCACTAGAGCTGTTCTGCAAATTTTCATATTGTAATTAACGACTTTAGTTTGACTTGCCTGCACTGTTCTTTACAGTTTTTAGATGTTTATGATCGTTGGAATTATTCAAGTAGGGTATCTTGCACATTCATATTTCTGTGTTCTTTTGCTACAGTTGGACCACATTAAAGTTATTTGCAACTTGAATTTGTGGTGTAGAATATTCAGAAAGAATACTCAAAGGAGAAGTAGAAATatattctcaaattttattaatataattttcaaatgtcAATACTAATTATAATAAGTTCTATAGGAAAATACCTAAATTACATAGGTATTTCCACTTATCCTTCCTGCATCAATTTGGCTGTTTTGACTTGGCTTGAAAAATCTTGGTTTTCAGTTTGGAATAGAATATAATGTTAAAAATAAACTTTCATGCTGGTCTTGCAGAGACTGAATCTGTGTCAGTTAATGTGTTGGAGAAGAAGGTAACTCTTATTTGTAGATATCCTGGTGTTAAAGTACCCACAAGGCAAGTTGCTGCTGTGTACAGGAATCCTTTCAACAAAATTGCCATGTTCAAGCGCATTTTTCGCGCCACCAGCAGTTGATTGCTTGTATAAACGTTCCAACATGCCAGATAGTGTTATCAGTCCGGATATAGGTATAGTGTTATCAGTCCTGATATAGGTATTGTGGGGTCTCTGTAGATGTACGTGGGTGCAATGAATGCAGTGTTAACTGTCGAGGGTGTGGCTTGTTTTTCTGCTTAAAATTTTAACTGCAAGAAAATGTGTATATTACTCTGGTTGAAAGgaaaattcttatttaaattcaatttcttATAGATTAAAGACacaatatatataatgaattcacatataaaaatattatgtcCTAAGTTTATAATGAATCGGGTTATCtaagtaagtttttttttttttatgttgaaTTAATTGTCTACATAATTGTAACAGGACATTGACGAAATAAAAAAGCACTGGGAGAGCAGTTGAGAAGTTGTAGCATAAACATTCTCTGTTTTTACTATCGTAGTTAAAAGGCATCAACCTCGCCTAGTTTTATGCTGGGTTTGGACGGGGAAAGGAAAGAGTAATTAAtagaatgataaaaaaaaaaggaaaaatttaaagagagggataataaaaaaaatcaaaataagataatatgtatatatatatatatttatttatttatttatttatttcttactTATTTTTACTCTCCGCTAATTCACCTTGTTATCTTTTATGTCTCTTTCGTTCTCATTTATAATTGttaatcttttttattttttctaagcAGGTAAATCAGGATAAGATGGCTTAAATTTTGTGCAACATTACCTTTGCAAGCAAGTTATGGATGCTTGATGATGACATATAATGAAGTAAAACAAAGCATGGGACAAGAGGGGAGGATGCTTTCGGGTTTTTTTATCAAAGgagtgaaataaaaaaaaaaattaaaaaagagtgcgtttaaatttaattataagtgAAATGTGTAAATATAGGATGCTAATTATAATAATGTTTTGAGGGTCTGGACGCTATTATAAATAgtgtctaaattttaaaaattaaatggaaAGCTGAACGCTTAGTTACAGTAGCGTTtagctttcattttaattttttaattattttattttatattttaaacataatataaatattattttaataaataatattatatattataatatttttattataaaaaatcattttttaatttaaaatcaaattaaataaaaattgaaatataaaaatttattaaaataaaataattaaaaaatttaaaaaaagtggACGTTACatatagttttaattttaaaatttaaattattttattttttattttaaataaaatataaatattattttaataaaaaattataataattaatattatatattataatatttttattaaaaaaattatttttaacttaaaatcaaattaaataaaaataaataaaaattaaaatataaaaatttattaaaataaaataatttaaaaaataaaaaaattatacctTACTATAAGCAgcgataaatttttataataaaaatattacaatatttttattaaaattatatttatattttatttaaaatataatataaaataaaataattaaaaaattaaatttaaaattagatgctacttatagtagcttctactttttttttaattttttaattattttattttaataaaattttatattttaattttaaattagaaaattaatttttataataaaaatattataatatataatattatttattattatatttttattaaaataatatttatattttatttaaaatataaaataaaataattaaaaatttaaaattaagtagcgtccatttttttaaatttttaattattttattttaataaatttttatattttaatttttatttaatttgattttaaattaaaaaatatttttttataataaaaatattataatatataatattatttattaaaataatatttatattctgtttaaaatataaaataaaataattaaaaattaaaatgaaagccgGACGctactcttttaatttttaaaatctggaCGCTATTTATACCCTCAAAACGTTATTATAATTAACATTTCGCCTCTATTTCTTCTACCTCAATAAAATTCACACACTTTTAGTAATTAAATTCAAACTtatattttttgatatttttttttatttcacccCTTTGGTAAAAAACCCAATTCTTTCCCTGTGACTGTGTGGTTGATGAACTAACCTAAAAAATGAAGTTAGGGATAGTGAGCCAAACATGACCAACAAAACACCCTTTTTAAGTCTAAGTATAATCAGATTCTAAAATGAAAGCTAAGAATTTCCAGCTCACAATCCAAAATTAGAGATATCAGTTGGTGTCTGATCCTTCAAATTCTCAAAACTTCAAATTCCTGTTTCATCCTGTAGAGATAGAGACGCAGATATTGCTAAGCAGGAATGCAGAATAGTTATCTGCGGGAGATTTACATCCACAgatgtggaatgaagttgagaaAGAAGATGAACATCAGGGTGGAAATATTGGAAATCCAGGAAATGGGTAGTAGTGAGTAGTGACGGAAATCAAAATTAAAGGCCAATGGTCTCTGGCTTACCCCTCTCACAGGTGCTTGTGATTTGTGGCAGGACAgagattaaataaaaattattataatgtgCAGATCTATTTTGGTCAAATGTAGCAGAAGAATGTACAAAAATCAACCCTTCATTACAAGGAATTTGGTCttgtcaaaattttcagattgccAATCTGCTAgaagaattaaaaaaatacaagGTTTCTGAGAGAAATTATGGATGTTTCTTCTCTTATACTAGAGTAACTAAAATTTGGAGAGTTTAAGGTGAATTATTTTTAACTCATGAAGTACTATATAATTAATCAGTTTCTAATTCTCCTTTAATTGCATTTATTTGATTTTACTTTTTATAGTTCTATATTTATCAATGTTTTCTTATTGCTAATTATCTCTCTTGTTTGGCCATATGTATCTCACAGTAACTTTTAATGAAGTTAGTATTATGCCGTTGAGAGCGTCTCCTCTTATATGaactttttattataaaaaaaatttactcaATGTATGTGAAGATTTTTAAGTTTCTTAATTTTTCAAGAGAAAATTAGGAActcattattaatatattttaatttttatttattttgaacatttataaaatttgtaataaaattcTACCTAatgaaattcaaaataaatttggGCTATCCATTGGGTAAGTAAATTTGGCTGTGGCTCATAGCCATATGGTGCGTGTGAAGAATCGATTAAAATCCATTAATAGCTCGCACCGGTTTATTTCTGTTTTTAGAGGGCCCGTCTATTTTCTCTGCTGATAAAGTGGCAGTTCCCTGCCTCTTTGGGCGGGGGACAAGACAACTCTTCTTTCTTCGCTCCGACGTGAGCTTATTTCTCCTTATCTCCTAGCGGAGCTTGTATATAGCTTTTGGTATTATGTTGTTGCCGTTCTTGCAAGTAAAGAGTTTATTTGAGAGGGATTACAAGTTAAAGCCTGTAAGTTTGCTGTTGTTGGTCCAGATATGTTTTTGAATATTGTAGGTCATCAGCGTGAATGTTTGTTGTTGATGAATGAGAGCAAGAGTATGGGAGCAGGATGGTGATACTTTGTTGGGGCATGAGCCGATATTTAAACAGCCAACAAAAAGGTGCAACTGAGATGCCAAAGAGCTTTGCTACCACCACCCTTTGCTGAGACTGACTTGACGATCCATTACTCCTTTGTTTCCAACTGTTGCCTAGAATGGTGTTGGGTTTTGGGGGTCCTCGCTTAGTCTCAAACGGATTGCATGTCACCGTTAGGAAGAGTCTTCCTGGTTTTGAGCTTTTTGGGTTGTTGAATGCCATCTTCAGCGGTGTGTCTCGGAGAAATCGAGTGTAGCTGCTTCCTTTGCTTGGAAGGACATGGTATCGGAGCAATCACTTAATAGGGCTTGAACGTTACGGCCTTGGGCcaaaaaaagtttaaaaaatatatatattttttgtgttcatatatatatatatatcagtttttatttaaaatatgtttgtttaatttttaatatttaattaaaatttagaaaacattttaaattgtgttttactATTTTTCCATAGAAAAATATTATGTTTTCCAACTATTTTCTAAATATAAAACTATACTtttttataatcaaaattatactataagttttaataattaaaattaaataattattaactttttaaattaaaaattattatatatatatatatatttttctcttTGTGTCATATTTGACAGTAAAATTTTCTTTGTATACTAAATGATAATGTTGTTCAGTTGGTTTAAATGCTCCATCGACGTTTCAACACATATTCTTTTCACCATTGTGTGTTTCTAAGATAATAGCACCTCAATGCGTGTCACTGATATCAATTTGTAGGGATTTATTGCCAATGCTACAAATTTTGAGAGGTGACGGATTCTGAGTTATTGAATTTATTTGAAatgatttcaattaaaatttatttagaaaaggaattttattatttaatataacatgatttaagatatataattcaatttaattttatatagttTATGTTTAATATggttttatgattaaaatttatttatcatcacttttaaattattttaataataaattataaaattataatattctcttatgtcaaaaatttttttataattaataaatatatatatatatatatataaggtttATTTAACACCATAAATAATATTTGTTGCCTAAGTGTGATATGTTATAAAAAGTATAAAAGCCaaggaagaaagagagaaaagtaggatagagaaaagagagagaggaagaaaaaaTTAGAAGAGATAAAGAGGGGAAAAAAAGAGATGAGAGAGCTTTGAGATATAACTTTTTTATTAAAATCTAAATTTAATTagtattatcaaaatttaaatattacaaaatttagttaaaatttataatatattactTTAAATCGatctaaatttaattatgataattaaatttaattatgataatcaaacaataaataaatttatttatcttgttatattttaattaaaattttatattaaaataaattaaaaaatatttatttattaataatttatattttaaaagtttaataattatataaaatattttaattttaattatttaaaatataatacataaaaatttataatcattttttaaaaaatatatattatatttaattaattatttatataaatataattaattaatgagtaattataatacatcataaacttcttaagtttaattaaatgttattcaaattcattcaataaaatttgatcaaattaaatatctaaaaaatATTTGATTCACTGTAATTCTTAAGAGTGTGTTTATAAACAATATATTTACATTTTAacgaaaaatattaaattaatttttaaattcacTTCAAATTCTCTAAAATTTAACGAGAATGTacgtaatatataaaaaattttatagtaAATTACAGGATGAACTTTATTTATGAAAAAATGGTGTGTTCATTGCGCGTGCATTTTTGTCAACTAACCCATATGTAAGTATAttttatgaaaaaagaaaaacttaaaaaaaaaaaaaaatcttaaatttaaaaaagTGAAATCGAACACACCCAACAATTTGCCTAATTTGATAATCCCAAC encodes:
- the LOC110641554 gene encoding uncharacterized protein LOC110641554, which produces MALANRPKKETPSFVCKKPKNMLLPGTSLASVESLSVPLVQEVVLSADIRCAECQMRIAEIMSRMAETESVSVNVLEKKVTLICRYPGVKVPTRQVAAVYRNPFNKIAMFKRIFRATSS